The genomic segment GTTAGACattgcattgaggcgagagattctggatgaatctcatactacaccttactctttgcatccaggcaccacaaagatgtatcaggatgtgagatcgttatattggtggccagggatgaagagagatgtagtagagtatgtggctaagtgcttgacatgtcaacaggtcaaggctgagcatcagaggctggcagggtcactgcagcctctggatattcctgagtggaagtgggaagacatcacgatggattttgtggtgggcttgcccaggactactggtcagcatgattctatttgggtgatagtggatcgctacaccaagtcaactcactttctgccagtgaggactacttatacaattgatcagtatgcagatctctatgtgagagagatcgtgcggctccatggtgcacctaggtcgatcgtgtcagatcgggaccctacttttacttccaagttttgggggagtttgcagaaagccatggggacaaagttgaagttcagtacagcttatcatcctcagacagatgggcaatctgagaggacgatccagatcttggaggacatgctgagagcatgtgtactggatttcggtggttcttggagtaagtatctgcctttgatagaattctcctacaacaacagttaccagtctaccattggagttgcaccttatgagatgctatatggtaggaagtgtagatctcccattcattgggatgagacaggtgaaaggagatacttaggtcctgatgcggtacagaggaccagtgaggctatagagaagattagagctagaatgcttgcttctcagagtagacagaagagctatgctgatcccaagcgtaggaacatggagttccaggtaggagactatgttttcctcagagtctcgccatggaaaggggtgagaaggtttgggaagaaaggcaagctgagtcccaggtttgtaggtccatttaagatcctggagaggattggtcaagtggcttacaggctagctttgcctccggcgttgtcggccgtgcataatgtatttcatgtttccgctcttcggaggtacgtatctgatgagagtcatgttttgagttatgaggatctggaacttgagccagatctctcctttgaggagcagcctgttcagatacttgatcagaaggataaagtcctcaggaacaagacaatacctttggttaaggtgttgtggaggaacagcaaggtcgaggaggcgacctgggagctggagtctgatatgcggagtcagtatcccgagcagttcaggtaaatttcaaggacgaaatttttgtaaggaggggatagttgtaatgctcggattccctattatggttaacggctggattagtaggccgggagggccataattgtttaattatgccatttaacgtgtttatgtatgtttatgagaattatattataatataatgttaattgtatgcatgccgatgatatatgttgagaccacattatgatgtgggtttgttcgagctactcgacatgagacgatcgtagattattaaTTAGCGgcttagtcacaacaggtttaagtgtcgggacttggtttgagtctcAGGGTGTTTTTGATGGtaagagcgttaccgggagataaagggtaacgggatgtgaattattggtgtttgagattattgagaataacgggaattggagagcgttaattatgattaacgagttaggaggaaagtaccaaaaatacccttgggagtctttagaaaccattaattgacctaggggtaaaatggtcatttcacccctaggatagatataaccttatttagctgaaaaaggtgatggaaaaacagagtatgttttagagttctcccgtacctcctttctctcactgttctttgtggtttttgagccaactttgaggattctagcttgggaagcaagccttgggagtttgggagtgtgttccactagtgaaggccatcataagccgagctttgggtaagtttctaaccatagtttctctggtttgctctgttttggttttgttttgcagctgaaatgtttagggtgaattcatggtttttgttgggagttttggctagggttcccatgcttgtgatgtttgggatgtgttgggatggtttttgggttcatttggcatcaagaataggctttggaagcttgggaatcgaaggagatgaagaaggtcggttcaggggtgttctgggctggaggtagcgctacagcgcccaccctagggcgctatagcgctcctcaggagggtttctggcacttgggcggttctgagtttagtgctgtggcgctaggggttgagcgctgtagcgctaccctgttccttccaaaccccgttttgagtgtttttaagggtttttgacttggggtttcaatccttaaggccctggatcgattctactcaccgtgtgggcatgtttcgaggtcccgagggtggtgcttaggttaagaccctattattgtggattctcattaatggaggttataattagttgtgattaggtaaccgctaaaggaccaaaaagtcgatcgttctcagggttgttcttttgttcgttcttgctcgaaccagaggtaagaaaactgcaccccaagtgtaacatgcatggatattcctgaggcatgttggatgtgagaatatggacatggattgaacatagaatgcttagcatatgctgctcatttgtgcatggtactgactaactagtcagatcgacaaaagtgttagtatcagctgtgaagctgtgacttacttgtcaggttcggcagtgatactggacacaggtcaggaagcgctgacttacttgtcagaacggccttagcgggaatcacgcaagccaacagagattagatctaatcaattattagcattgaatgactcaaagagcattaatgccagaccgaccccgagggtcgatgaatgaaataagcgcttggaggctagtggcttactcagcagccactctcccacttgaattagtgacatgcgtggcagtcactcagtgcggTTTACCAGGAcccgttgaaggctagtggcttacccatcagccactcttccatctgaattagtgactcgcttgtcagtcactcagtgtggtttatcaggacctcatgtggtgttcactcatttgtttgaaagctttatgctcagtgtgattataatgataatcatttgataatgtttatataaagtgttatgttttcttgctgggccctggctcatgggtgctatatggtgcaggtaaagggaaagagaagctcacctagccttgagtggagagctgatgtggtggtgtgtacatatgcagccgcttgaccaccacggtcaaggtgttctcagaggaactagggggtttatcctatttttgccgcttaggtcgacgggtttgtaactttacaacagtagtgaccttttgtactgagaacagcttgtaaacgttttgtttagctctgcagagcagttgttataaaatctccatttcctttttactagttttataccttaacctgttaattacacttagagcacatctttgaccaaaggactcaggtagtgagtcaaatttccggtccaccgttcaccgtaacggttctggggtagccagggcgttacacttactttagaggaaaggaGTTGGTTGCGTTCTTTGTctgggtttgtgcctcgggttgttaaagaattttatgcaaatttgaatgacGAGTTGTTAGACCAgtcttcttttatgtttcataaagTGTATGTTAGGGGACATTGGTATAAGTTTGGTCCTACTGAAATTGCTAAAGCCCTCAATCTCATTcctgttgagattgatgattctattgagtttgcaaaggatcaagtcTTGTCTGAGTTGGTtggtcaagctatggtgtgggaaccaagcaCCTCTCTCAGAGTCTCAGATCTCACTCACtattatggtgctcttttcaaattcgcaatgtttaattggatgcctaccactcattcctcgaccatcactcaagacatggcttttctattgttcaaaattgggactggAGTCACCATTGATCTTGCTGCTGTTATTTTTGATCAAATCATGTCTTTGAGTGGTGCCAAACGTaagggtcaacacttgatgtttccacaagtcatttacaaacttttggactctcagcgtcctttgaagaagtcccacGAGACCTTTacttctcctttggttggtcctACCTACACTGTCAAAGATGACCATGCTCCATCCACAGCTCGAAAGGTCAAAGGCATTAATCTGGCTGCAACTGGTTCTGGCAATGTTGTGACTGACACTCCTGCTGTCCCGATTGATCTCGCTTCTGTCCAGACAGGAATTACAAGTCTTTCTGACCGGTTCACTCTCATGGAGGATACTCAGCACCAAATTCTTGCTTCATTGGGCATTATCAGTGCATCCACCTCTCCTGCTCCATGATGGTTACAGTTCCTTTCGATCaatttttatttgcttttgataaatgtaaaagaacactagttgtgtctttcttttggtttcgtttcctttgttctttggcattttcttagacaatgagggggagaaaGAGTCACTCTATTTTTAGTACTTTGATTCTGTTGATTGACCTGCTGTTTCTCATTGGTTTTTGTTAACTGTTTTATCTTGTGCTTTAGTTATTCttggcagggggagtcattttgtgactcttgtgattttaagcacttacttgtgttttgcagggatcttttaaaaatagatatgctttgtctataaaattaccaaagggggagattgtaaatcctaaaattggcatattttatattttttgtttccctttattgtgtTTTTCGGAATTAAactttccctttcttgtgatttgtggaatatttacattccttgtttaactttattttattataaaaggAAGAATATCTttcaaatattcagtacttacacAAAATCATTACTGGAATATTTGACATTATATTTTTGTTcagctcaagaattgaaattcaggaaactgaatctttaatgtcattaattgttccTTCtattttgagcttgttttttatccgacacaggtctgagttgTCCCCACaaaaatcgtatctgtcggatcaacattttctaaaaaaggcaattcttcatcaatcaagaatatcttcaattattcttgcctttattaggagattatttctcagcctttatgagcacgaaaaatgactctataaatagggctctaaaggtagtgagaaaaagtgaactctttggtgcataatttgtgagtgtattgtaatatttgtgagagttccttatttgtattcaagagcATAGTATTcgcgtgatcttgtagaaatatgagtgtttagttttttgtggtgagtttataccacgtacatgagtgaatacacattgtaatttgaacacagcttttatagtcttcgggagaagatttgtACAAgtcttgcgtcgggaggatgcaaacactcgctggccattgaagggagttcaagtggttgagcgtttcaatcaagattagattagtgaagagaagtacaacaaagttgcggcaaatctcaagatggagtcttgttttgtttaagtcaatattttgtacttgtgattctttattaattggttttattttctgggcgtggccccaaggagtaagttatccgaaagagtttctgaactttataaaaattcgttgtgttctttattgttttgtactgtctttttattgtgttcagtttctgtcgtgacaagttcggattatGTCCCAACAGAACTCCAATCtgtttaaacaattaattaccattccgtactttaattaattcacatggtttaattaatttggaaattactaaaaacggaatttcaaacataaacttaaacaaaaataaataaattatttaattaaattaagatatttatttgaaatttatataacactaatataaatttaataaaaataatttataaattctataaataaaactagaaggaaacgtgcattgcacgttacttgtagtatatatatatatttatagagtgttgctatttggcacTTTAAGGTGCCCAATACCACATAACTTGACAACATATGGTAGATTAGTGATatctcataatacttattaaattcaaatgtgtgaGACTTAATATTAGATTGCACCAATATCAGCATGTCACCCCTTATTGCCCTTAAcgtttctcatatatatatatatatatataaataaatgttaggaacactttCGTGACAGGTCTCTCAACAATTACCGGgcaattttcaaattaattgggTCGTCTACCTAATCCTTTTggcttttaattaataataacgtGTACGAATCATACTTGACGGGATTATATGCTAATTTATTGCTCAAGAAATCTAAAAACACCAAATAttgtatatatacacataaatactAGAAAAGTCGCTATAGATCAGTTTTTTCATTACTACTCTTcgcaaaaggaaaaaaaataaggatATAAAAAGTCTAGTGGATGATCCTTTTTTTTTGTCGGGTAGTCTAGTGTATAATCTTGAGGGATCATTAcattttatttattcttttttatgAAAGGAGTCATTACATTAATAAGTAGGTTTTAACATAAATATTTCTTAAGTTTTTGCCATTGACAATTTAGTGTCTAAAATAAATTGATAACCAAGTCTTAGGTGTTTTTTTCTTATCATTTTATTAGACAATCTCTAATACAAGATGTAAAAATAGTgttaaatttagcacaaaaaattaataaatgacatatttggCAGAAGTTTTACAATTGTACTTTAGACCATCTTCACTGGACGGTGTATATTTTCTGCCAAATTTGACCCAAAATATATATCAATGCTATAATTGCCACACTTTTGCATTTATACTCCAATGCACAAAGTGCAAACTAGCTAAAAAAAAGTAATATAACTATTAatgtttattgaaaatataaaagataatcatttttttattaaaagataaattaaaaattaaaaatatttttcaattaataaatcatattaataagTGACAAATAAGTAATTAAAAAGTGTTACATTTATTGTGGGCTAAATTTGATACATGCTATGTTTTGGCACACATTTTAGACCATCATTGGAATTCTATTTTACAAAGATGAGCTAAAAAAAAGgttatacacaacttttataacaCTCAATTGGAGATGTTGTGCATAGATGTAAAATTAATGCAAAAATGAATTAATATagaataatttaatatttattgaaaatataaaagataataattttctttctcattttttaatgcaagcaaaaaataataattaacggCAAAAAAGTAATCATTTATTGCTAATACAAATTTGGATCATGCTATTTTCTAATATAAATTTAGATATGTGTCAATTTTGACACAACTTTTACCACACCATTAAAGAAACTTTTCTTTGAGGTATGTTAGGGCTTGATTGGTAGGGTATTCAAATGCatttttatgattttgaaaacttaaaattTGTGGGTCCCACAAAAATACGCGATTGGTAGCTTGTTTTTGGAAACCAAATCCAAAACAATATCTGGATTTTGTGTTGTAAAattgaaaatgataaaatcatgTTTTCTAACTTATTCCCCAAAACTCTAAAAAAAATATCCTCTCGCCTCTCCTCTCGTATCTCTCTCTCGGCAGCACCCAAAGGAACAAAACCCAACTCCACATCACTTGGTATTAtcctattattttctttaaattattattattattattatttttattaatgttgTTTTCGAAATGATTACTATATATTGTTTGACTGAATATATTGAtgtttttagttttatatatGGAGCATGGAGGATGGGTTGTGTTAGATTCATGCACGAttactttaattttaaaaaaaatcaaaattaatgacaatgcaatattgttatgaatttaaccaatgcactattattaaattttaatttatcaatataattaaattataattaattaaatctattgataaatcaaaatttaatattatacaacctatgtatataaaattaaaataatattcatattCAACTAAACCAATCACGTATTCattttctgttatattttcaaatttaataccaatcacagattcatttttttaaaactcaaaaacagtttactgacattgaaccaatcacattttcataaacatatttttagtcactaaattcatatttttatttaagaatcccacttttcaaaaatacaattttctaatcgcgaaccaatcagaacCTTTATATTTTAGAACTAATGTAACCATAGATTTACATCTCCACCATTGGATATACTCTTAACACACTTTTTTTCCTTCTCGCCCCTTTTCCAATATCACTCCcccataaaatttaaaaatttattttcactccctcataaataaaataaaaaataaatttgataaGAAGAGTGTAGAaagaaatttttaaattttatgagGGGTTTATTTAGAAATGAGtgtggagagaaaaaaaaaatgaggatGTATACTATTCATTTTTTTCAAACAAGAATTTAGTTATTATAAATAATAGAGATACTGTGGCTAAAATATCTAAACTTACAAATAACACTTAAATATCCAACAAATTGATTTTTTGGGTGGCAAAAGCACCCAAACATTAAATTTAGTTGCATTTCAAGATACACACTTTTAAATATTAAAGTTGAACGGTAAAAAAAACACATGTCACTACACGATTGTTCCAtaatgtaatttaaaaaaaatatattcaatttttttcgtTATTAATATCGTCAAATATTCCACTATTAATATCCTCCCATcgtcatttttttttcaatttaagattaaacaaaattatttatttgttacataatatcttaaatttaaaaaactgatttttttttttttgaaaaaatgaaTTTTAAAACAATTATATTGTGGACCAATTATGTGGTGTCATGTATCATTTGATTAGTTGACTTTAATATTTAACGGTGTGTAAGACAATAAGTAAGTAAATTTAATGTCCGGATATTTTTTCTGCCAAAAAATTAATTTGGGTATTTGAGTGGTAGTATTTtgtaattttgaatattttagccgcaaatatcattaaatataaaataagacttaattgttattatttttaaaattcaagatttgatttccaaaaaaaaattacataggAACTAAATTAATGAATAGAGAATAATTAATGACTTAAATTATTCTATGTGTTACTCCCTTTGGTAATCTTTGTAAGTCTCGTataaaatttttttaaaaaaaatgtgtttttcatGAATAAATGTACTAGTAAATACATAAATGCATACATTTTAAAATGCAAAATAAAGGTACCCGAAATTATTGgacccatatatatataaatatatatatcttgtgAAAGTATATATAGGCGATCGACACTTATATAAATCAAATTCTTAATCATGACATGACTTGTTATTTGAATTATTGGCTTTTAAGCCTTTTATATTATGTTTCTACAGAGGGTGACAGTGTTCCAGTCCCAGTGACACGTTAACTTTTAAACCTATACATAGACAATATATTGTCAGTGTTTAATTTACGTACGTAGTGTACTGAAAGGTCAAAGCTTTAGGCACGTATCTTTTTCTTTCAATGATCATcacaataaaatacaaaaaaaaaaaagtaaatataatAATGCTGAATCATTCTTccacatataattatatattatccAATGGCATGGGGTAAGCTCCTCCACCTCCACGcatagatatgtatatatatatatataatcttgaCTGTAGTAGAAGAATTATATATACAGGGAATTTTGATGATGATCATCATGAAcagatttttttatttaactaatATATATTTGATTGATTGTTACAAATTATATATTGCACGTGCGTACTCAATATATAATCATAACATACATATTATATTGATATTCAATTTCTACATGATGGAGCAGGAATTAGGGTTTTCATCACTGAACATGATGGTGTAGGAGTCGTCGACGGTGGTCTCAGAGATGGTGGCGGTATTGGGGACGCGCCTGACCATGTTGGGCGGGGCCTTCTTGTCGTACGCCTGAGACACGTAAGGATTGGCCACCATAGTGTACGGAACATACGGCCACAGCTCAACCTTCTTCTTCGTCGACTGAGCTGCCTTCAACACTTTCTTCGGATCCACGTAACCAGTCACGGTCGCCTTTTGCTGTTTCAAGTCCACATCCACTGATTTAGCTCCTGCCAtccatttatatataattattcaacaaaatttaatcatatttgttaaaaaaaattcttaaatcatatatatatatatgtttgtgtaaATCGCAGCTTGCTATCGAATTTATGTGTATCTTTTTATGTATGCACATACTTTGTACTTTTAAAAATGGTTAGACAAAGATAATTGTcaagtaaaaaaataaagttgTGTCATGTAAAAAATGAACTGAAGCTCTGGTCAACAATACATATTATTTTGTCGAACTATTTTTCATGGAAAATACCTTTGACGCCGGAGAGAACGCTCTTCACCTTGCGGGCACAACCCTCGCAGTCCATCCTTATTTTTAGGGCTACAGTTTGTgtttgcttcttcttcttcttgctcttcACACTGCTTAGTAGATCGGACAAGTATTCCAGAGTACCTTCGACTCCCATTTTTCTTTACTCAATTTTTGGATAATACTATAACGATGATTATTAATCAGTTAATTAGTACAATATTATATAGTTTTACAGTTATAAACTGATCAATTTCActggagagaaagaaaaaaaatagagtaaGGCTTAATATGTATGTATATACTAATATACTGAAGCAAGATGAGAGAagagttttggtgagtttttaatGAAAAGGACTAATCCAAACTTGGTTTTGTCTGAAATAATGGATAGCTAGTAGAGAAGAGAGATGATATAAGGAGAGATCGATGATCACAGTGAATAATTATATGAGTGACAAGAAAAATGATATGAAAGATACACTAACTTGCTTGGCTtatatagaattttttttttatattatatttactcacattattatatataatatataaaaatgtacagaataaaacaaatatatatttaaaggTGTGGGGTACGTACGTCCTGGTCTCCTAGAAAGTGCAGGAACCTTCGTTGAAAACCCTATGGGGATTCCCTTCTTTATAAATTAATgcctatatagatatatatatttatcagcATACATACACTAATTTTATAAGTAGGGATGTCACTATGTGTTTTATACATAAATAGATCtgttatatatacatacatatatatatcgaTATTTCTTTATTATATGTCCCGTGAAATTAGGGTAAGTTTAGTATATATATAACTTTATTTAATGGCATggctataataaataattttagttGGTAAATTTTCAAAGCTCAAAGAGTCTTTGTCCACTAGCTGTATTGCTACCAAGCTTTACCGGTACTCTGTTTACTTTCTATATACTTTCGTGTACCCCAAGCATTGAACTCTTCATCTTTCTTTTGAATATATTTATTGGCATGTATAGCTATAGGTATTTGATATATTATATAAAGTTGATAATAATACGAACTTGGATCTCGCATAATCAGCCGCCACGTATTAAGATCAAGCGACAAGAACAGTTGATTTTTTATGACGTGTACAGTTCAATGGGTGATGCATGGGCCACGTGGCTACCAGAATTCTAAGGGGAGCTGGTAAGGTATACTATAAAAGCTTATATATATTTTGCTCCCAACTTAATTGTCCTGTAGTGAAATTGCTTGGTTGATTGGGTTATTGATTGGGCGGTGGTACTGtagaaattaaaattaaaagattGAGAATAAACAAAGGCATAGGTGGCTCTGGCTGCTATGCCACATGGCAACCAACAAGGTGGAAAGTTGAGTATATTTAAAGCACAACCTTTTCTTATCATCAGattataatcttttttttttttttttttttgaaaaaaagttaCATTTATGGTGGTTGAGATCAATCATCTTACTTTTATGGCATATAAAGTAATGCAAATCATTTCGCTCCACAACAAAAATACAATCGTGCTATATTAGTTAGAAGACTTTCTGAACTTTCTATACAAATTTAATATAATGGAAGATATTGTATAATATAgaagatattatgtaattaattacgGTATAATAATGTGATTATAGGCATATATAGCTTAATCATATCACAATTCTTCTTACAAGGAGGTCATAAATTCTAATTTTCTTTGTtcaacttaaaaaataaaaaactatatgATAGTATAATTattgtattaaatatatataaagtgaTATTTTCACGTATATATATTTTATCGATTAAAT from the Humulus lupulus chromosome X, drHumLupu1.1, whole genome shotgun sequence genome contains:
- the LOC133804639 gene encoding heavy metal-associated isoprenylated plant protein 24, with product MGVEGTLEYLSDLLSSVKSKKKKKQTQTVALKIRMDCEGCARKVKSVLSGVKGAKSVDVDLKQQKATVTGYVDPKKVLKAAQSTKKKVELWPYVPYTMVANPYVSQAYDKKAPPNMVRRVPNTATISETTVDDSYTIMFSDENPNSCSIM